Genomic DNA from Torulaspora delbrueckii CBS 1146 chromosome 8, complete genome:
GTTAAGCTGGACTGTGAGAGTATGTTGCTCTCCTCACCGGTGAACGTTTTGCTTGTCTTTGTTCCATTGGGGTTAATCTGGGGTTATGCAGGCTGGTCCCACACCTGGGTTTTTACCTTTAATTTCCTCGCTATCGTTCCTTTGGCTGCTATCTTAGCCAATGCTACGGAAGAATTGGCAGACAAGGCAGGTAGCACTATAGGTGGGTTACTAAATGCTACTTTTGGTAATGCAGTTGAACTTATCGTCTCTGTGATTGCCCTAAGAGAAGGTCAGGTTAGGATTGTTCAGGCTTCTATGCTTGGTAGTTTGTTATCCAACTTACTATTGGTACTCGGTTTCTGTTTCGTCTTTGGCGGTTACAACAGAGTGCAACAAACGTTCAACCAAACTGCTGCTCAGACTATGTCTTCGTTGTTGGCCATTTCATGTGCTTCTCTATTAATCCCAGCTGCTTTCAGAGCCACAATCCCCCACAGCAAGAAAGATATTATCGTTGATGATAAGATTCTGGCACTCTCCAGAGGTACTGCTATCATCTTATTGATTGTCTACGTTTTATTTCTGATTTTTCAGTTGGGTAGTCACCATTCTTTGTTTGAACAACAGGAGCAAGAAACTGACGAAGTAATCAGCCAGATATCGCAAAAGCCGAAGCACTCTCTAAGTATCAAATCTGCCCTAACTTTCCTACTCATCTCCACAGTTATTGTTTCCATCTGTGCAGACTTCCTAGTCGGAACCATCGATAATATTGTCGAATCTACAGGGTTGTCTAAGACTTTTATTGGTCTAATCATTATTCCAATCGTTGGAAACGCTGCAGAACATGTTACCTCTGTCATGGTCGCcatgaagaacaagatgGATCTAGCATTAGGTGTGGCTATTGGCTCGTCTCTACAAATTGCCCTATTTGTTACACCTTTCATGGTCCTAGTTGGTTGGGCTATCGGGGTTCCAATgtctttgaacttttctACTTTCGAAACCGCTACCTTATTCATCTCCATCTTCCTATCCAACTACTTGATCCTAGACGGGGAATCCAATTGGCTAGAAGGCTGCATGTCAATAGCCATGTACCTATTGATCGCTATCGCTTTCTACTACTACCCCGACGAACAAGCTCTGGTGTAGAAGGCAAGGACTATATAAATTACATATTCCAACAAGCATTTTACGTCTGA
This window encodes:
- the VCX1 gene encoding Vcx1p (similar to Saccharomyces cerevisiae VCX1 (YDL128W); ancestral locus Anc_7.290), with the protein product MDASQPLLSTNVSRHSRLQKLSVYESVKLDCESMLLSSPVNVLLVFVPLGLIWGYAGWSHTWVFTFNFLAIVPLAAILANATEELADKAGSTIGGLLNATFGNAVELIVSVIALREGQVRIVQASMLGSLLSNLLLVLGFCFVFGGYNRVQQTFNQTAAQTMSSLLAISCASLLIPAAFRATIPHSKKDIIVDDKILALSRGTAIILLIVYVLFLIFQLGSHHSLFEQQEQETDEVISQISQKPKHSLSIKSALTFLLISTVIVSICADFLVGTIDNIVESTGLSKTFIGLIIIPIVGNAAEHVTSVMVAMKNKMDLALGVAIGSSLQIALFVTPFMVLVGWAIGVPMSLNFSTFETATLFISIFLSNYLILDGESNWLEGCMSIAMYLLIAIAFYYYPDEQALV